From Verrucomicrobiota bacterium JB022, one genomic window encodes:
- a CDS encoding TrkA C-terminal domain-containing protein — translation MNSTIFETILSNPLLVLFGLIGLGLLLGNLQFRGINLGSSGVIFVALLAGHLGMKVPAGVGQIGLVLFVYSVGIGAGARFFGAMKREGSQLAKLAVLVVGSGALTALLAAWIFHIEPGLIAGIFAGALTSTPALAAAIEGAGQGAAGPVVVGYGIAYPFGVIGVVLFVQLLPKLLGKRLEDEAGEEETAPTPTVTRRLIEVTNPNLFGQRFAESKLPQLGACLVSRVWRNERLEPVTYEDTFEPGQLLLLVGEPSALELATEFVGRASDRKVVLDADNERQVMVVTSQDVVGKSLKEIDPLRNHGVVITRMSRLEFTLVPQLDTRLEKGDFITVVGSENRLKKFAKIVGHHANAYTETSLVSLAIGIALGIVLGLITVPLPWGGTFSLGLSGGPLMVALLLGHFGKVGGILGYIPRPTRLLLQEMGLVLFLADAGTKGGATMAEAIASQGAIIFVIGAVVTLVPMLFGFLAARKIFRMPLPQALGGICGGMTSTPALGTIVAKTPLQAPIVSYATVYPVAVILMALLAKLLMQAVGML, via the coding sequence ATGAACTCAACCATATTCGAGACCATCCTGAGCAACCCGCTGCTGGTGCTCTTCGGCCTGATCGGCCTCGGCCTGCTGCTGGGCAATCTCCAGTTTCGCGGGATCAACCTCGGCTCGTCCGGCGTGATCTTCGTCGCGCTGCTGGCGGGCCACCTGGGGATGAAAGTGCCCGCCGGGGTAGGGCAGATCGGCCTGGTGCTCTTCGTCTACAGCGTCGGCATCGGTGCGGGCGCCCGGTTTTTTGGCGCGATGAAGCGCGAAGGCAGCCAGTTGGCCAAGCTCGCGGTGCTGGTCGTCGGCTCCGGCGCGCTGACCGCCCTGCTGGCCGCCTGGATCTTCCACATCGAGCCGGGCCTCATCGCGGGGATCTTTGCCGGCGCGCTCACCAGCACGCCCGCCCTCGCGGCGGCGATCGAGGGAGCCGGGCAGGGCGCGGCCGGCCCGGTAGTGGTCGGCTATGGTATCGCCTACCCCTTTGGGGTGATTGGCGTGGTGCTCTTTGTGCAACTCCTGCCCAAGCTGCTCGGCAAGCGTTTGGAAGACGAGGCGGGCGAAGAAGAAACTGCCCCGACGCCTACCGTTACCCGTCGCCTGATCGAGGTGACGAATCCCAACCTTTTCGGCCAGCGTTTTGCGGAGAGCAAGCTGCCGCAGCTCGGCGCCTGCCTTGTCTCGCGCGTCTGGCGCAACGAGCGCCTGGAGCCCGTGACCTACGAAGACACCTTCGAGCCCGGCCAGTTGCTCCTGCTGGTGGGCGAGCCCAGTGCGCTGGAGCTGGCGACCGAGTTCGTGGGTCGCGCGAGCGACCGCAAGGTGGTGCTGGATGCCGACAACGAGCGCCAGGTGATGGTCGTGACGAGTCAGGACGTGGTCGGCAAGTCGCTCAAGGAGATCGACCCGTTGCGCAACCACGGGGTGGTGATCACCCGGATGAGTCGGCTGGAGTTCACGCTCGTGCCCCAGCTGGACACGCGACTGGAAAAGGGCGACTTCATCACGGTGGTCGGCTCGGAAAACCGCCTGAAGAAGTTCGCCAAAATCGTGGGCCACCATGCCAACGCTTACACCGAGACGAGCCTCGTCTCGCTCGCCATCGGCATCGCGCTGGGCATCGTCCTCGGGCTGATTACGGTGCCTCTGCCGTGGGGCGGCACCTTTTCGCTCGGCCTCTCCGGCGGCCCCTTGATGGTGGCGCTGCTGCTCGGCCACTTCGGCAAGGTGGGCGGCATCCTCGGCTACATCCCGCGCCCCACGCGCCTGCTGCTGCAAGAGATGGGCCTCGTGCTCTTCCTCGCCGATGCCGGCACCAAGGGCGGCGCTACCATGGCCGAAGCCATCGCCAGCCAAGGCGCGATCATCTTTGTGATCGGTGCTGTCGTGACGCTCGTCCCGATGCTCTTCGGTTTCCTCGCCGCCCGGAAGATCTTCCGCATGCCGCTCCCGCAAGCCCTCGGCGGCATCTGCGGCGGCATGACGAGCACCCCCGCCCTCGGCACTATTGTCGCCAAGACGCCCCTGCAGGCCCCCATCGTCAGCTACGCCACCGTCTACCCCGTCGCGGTCATCCTCATGGCCCTGCTCGCCAAGCTGCTCATGCAGGCCGTCGGGATGCTGTAG
- a CDS encoding ABC transporter ATP-binding protein, protein MRIEDVRVTFPARGKSQPVQALKGVSLEARPGEVLGLVGESGSGKSTLARSILHLQTMDAGRIWLDDLEWSSLRGTALRRQRHRVQMVFQDPHASLNPRLTVRESLLEALRCRPGRMDAKAARREIEHWLDRVGLPADAAQRYPHEFSGGQRQRIAIARALLPQPSVVVADEPVSALDVSIQAQILNLLESLRRELGLTFVFITHDLELVGYWADRVAVMRRGEVVEQGPAENVLHAPQHPYTQELLASAADKRVR, encoded by the coding sequence ATGCGCATCGAAGACGTGCGGGTGACGTTCCCCGCGCGCGGCAAGAGCCAACCGGTGCAGGCGCTCAAAGGCGTATCGCTTGAAGCCCGGCCCGGCGAAGTGTTGGGCCTCGTCGGCGAGTCCGGCAGCGGCAAAAGCACCCTCGCCCGCAGCATCCTGCACCTGCAGACGATGGACGCCGGGCGTATCTGGCTCGATGACCTCGAATGGAGCAGCCTGCGCGGCACCGCGCTACGGCGTCAACGCCACCGCGTGCAAATGGTGTTTCAGGACCCGCACGCCTCGCTCAACCCGCGCCTGACGGTCCGCGAATCGCTGCTGGAGGCCCTGCGCTGCCGCCCGGGTCGCATGGACGCCAAGGCCGCACGTCGCGAGATCGAGCACTGGCTGGACCGCGTGGGCCTGCCGGCCGACGCCGCCCAACGCTACCCGCACGAGTTTTCCGGCGGTCAACGCCAACGTATCGCCATCGCCCGCGCGCTCCTGCCCCAGCCCAGCGTGGTGGTGGCCGACGAGCCCGTCTCCGCCCTCGACGTCTCCATCCAAGCCCAGATCCTCAACCTGCTGGAATCCCTCCGCCGCGAGCTGGGGCTGACGTTTGTCTTCATCACGCACGACCTCGAACTCGTCGGCTACTGGGCCGACCGGGTCGCCGTCATGCGCCGCGGCGAAGTCGTCGAGCAAGGCCCCGCCGAAAACGTCCTGCACGCCCCCCAACACCCCTACACGCAAGAGCTACTCGCCTCCGCCGCCGACAAGCGGGTACGATAA
- a CDS encoding ABC transporter ATP-binding protein — MPLLDVQGLTTRFALRGETVHAVEDVSFTLEAGEVLGVVGESGSGKSVMASSLIGLLPMPPAQIVAGQARFETESGPIDLLKLGEKALRGVRGREIGMIFQDPMTSLNPYLRLSTQLTEGLRHHYGLGKKAALDQAVAALERVGIADAAQRIRSYPHEFSGGMRQRVMIAQALLLEPRLLIADEPTTALDVTVQRQILDQLGELCQAQRTAVLFITHDLGVVAQRCHRVMVMYAGQVMEIGPSEVICERPRHPYTQALLRARPSAALRGQPLYALSGNPPDLRRPPVGDPLLLRPGVTGGDRWRNERPPLEEVAPGHWVRASDAVLPAWEGGPRG; from the coding sequence ATGCCACTGCTCGACGTCCAAGGATTGACCACCCGCTTTGCGCTGCGCGGCGAAACCGTGCACGCGGTCGAAGATGTGTCGTTTACGCTGGAGGCGGGCGAAGTGCTCGGCGTGGTCGGCGAGTCCGGCAGCGGCAAATCCGTGATGGCCAGCAGCCTGATCGGCCTGCTCCCGATGCCGCCCGCGCAGATCGTGGCCGGGCAGGCCCGCTTCGAGACCGAGAGCGGCCCCATCGACCTGCTGAAGCTGGGCGAGAAGGCCCTGCGCGGCGTGCGGGGTCGTGAGATCGGCATGATCTTTCAGGACCCGATGACGTCGCTCAACCCTTACCTGCGCCTCAGCACGCAGTTGACCGAGGGCCTGCGGCATCACTATGGGCTGGGCAAAAAGGCGGCGCTGGACCAGGCGGTGGCGGCGCTCGAACGGGTGGGCATCGCCGACGCCGCCCAACGCATCCGCAGCTACCCCCACGAGTTTTCCGGCGGGATGCGCCAGCGGGTAATGATCGCGCAGGCCCTGCTCCTGGAGCCGCGCCTGCTCATCGCCGACGAGCCCACGACCGCGCTCGACGTAACGGTGCAGCGTCAGATCCTCGACCAGCTTGGCGAGCTGTGCCAGGCGCAGCGCACGGCAGTGCTCTTCATCACGCACGACCTTGGGGTGGTGGCCCAACGCTGCCACCGGGTGATGGTGATGTATGCCGGGCAGGTAATGGAGATCGGCCCCAGCGAGGTGATTTGCGAGCGTCCGCGCCATCCCTACACGCAGGCGCTCTTGCGCGCCCGGCCCAGCGCCGCGCTGCGAGGCCAGCCCCTTTACGCCCTGTCCGGCAATCCACCAGACCTGCGTCGCCCGCCGGTGGGAGACCCGCTGCTGCTGCGCCCGGGCGTGACCGGCGGCGACCGCTGGCGCAACGAGCGTCCGCCGCTCGAAGAAGTGGCACCGGGGCATTGGGTGAGGGCCAGCGACGCGGTCTTGCCCGCCTGGGAAGGAGGCCCACGTGGCTGA
- a CDS encoding ABC transporter permease subunit produces the protein MVEPHATPIVDELPPPSRSFWGDAWSRLARNRLALASLVILIGITLFCVVGPWLRGYGFDAQDYSRIYAPPSAAFPFGTDDLGRDQLVRVMVGGRVSLGIGIVATAITLLIGVTYGAVAGYAGGRIGGLMMRLVDVLYAMPFTIFVIMLLAFFGRNFWLLFVAIAAVEWLTMARMVYGQVRSLKERDFVLAARMLGTPWWEIVRRHLLPNVLGVIVVYATLTVPTVILLESFLSFLGLGVQPPDPSWGSLIKLGAEQMTGSPHLLIIPAAFFSVTLFCLNFLGDGLRDALDPQSRRH, from the coding sequence ATGGTTGAGCCGCACGCCACCCCCATCGTCGACGAACTGCCGCCGCCGTCTCGCTCCTTCTGGGGCGACGCCTGGAGCCGCCTCGCGCGCAACCGGCTGGCGCTGGCGAGCCTCGTCATCCTCATCGGTATCACACTCTTTTGCGTCGTGGGCCCCTGGCTGCGCGGCTACGGCTTCGACGCGCAGGATTACAGCCGCATCTACGCCCCACCCTCCGCCGCGTTTCCCTTCGGCACCGACGACCTGGGCCGCGATCAACTGGTGCGTGTGATGGTGGGCGGGCGCGTCTCGCTGGGCATCGGCATTGTCGCGACCGCCATCACGCTGCTGATTGGCGTCACCTACGGGGCCGTGGCAGGCTACGCGGGCGGGCGCATCGGCGGCCTCATGATGCGGCTGGTCGACGTGCTTTACGCGATGCCGTTCACGATCTTTGTGATCATGCTGCTGGCGTTTTTCGGGCGTAACTTCTGGCTGTTGTTCGTCGCCATCGCGGCAGTGGAATGGCTGACGATGGCCCGTATGGTCTACGGCCAGGTGCGTTCGCTGAAGGAGCGGGACTTTGTGCTCGCGGCCCGGATGCTCGGCACCCCGTGGTGGGAGATCGTGCGCCGCCACCTGCTGCCCAACGTGCTGGGCGTGATCGTCGTGTATGCCACCCTCACGGTGCCCACTGTAATCCTGCTGGAAAGCTTCCTCAGCTTCCTCGGGCTGGGCGTGCAGCCGCCGGACCCCTCGTGGGGTTCGCTGATCAAGCTGGGGGCGGAGCAGATGACGGGCTCGCCGCACCTGCTGATCATCCCCGCCGCGTTTTTCAGCGTGACGCTCTTTTGCCTCAACTTCCTCGGGGACGGCCTGCGCGACGCCCTCGACCCCCAATCCCGCCGCCACTGA
- a CDS encoding ABC transporter permease: MGRYVLQRLLQAVVVWWAAVTLSFVMLQMTPGSPFSSERALSPQVQAQLNTLYGLDQPAPVQYVRYFANLFQGEFGPSYHSSRSVGEILAQTVPVSLELGAWSLLVALAIGLSAGMAAALHHNRWPDYTVMSFAMIGICLPTFVLGPLFSWLFGVEWRLLPVSGWFYPEHRILPALTLGLVYGAIVARVTRGGMLEVLNQDFLKTARAKGLPPMQILLRHTLRGGLLPTVSFLGPAMAGVVSGSFVIETIFQVPGLGRQFVQAALGRDQMLVLGTVSVYVGFVTLFNLLVDLAVGWLDPRVKARHG, from the coding sequence ATGGGCCGCTACGTGTTGCAACGCCTCCTGCAGGCCGTGGTGGTGTGGTGGGCCGCCGTCACGCTCTCGTTTGTCATGCTGCAGATGACGCCCGGCAGCCCCTTCAGCTCCGAGCGCGCCTTGAGCCCGCAGGTGCAGGCGCAGCTCAACACGCTTTACGGCCTCGACCAGCCCGCCCCGGTGCAATACGTGCGCTACTTCGCCAACCTCTTCCAGGGTGAGTTTGGGCCCAGCTACCACAGCTCGCGCAGCGTGGGGGAGATCCTCGCGCAGACGGTACCCGTATCGCTGGAGCTGGGCGCGTGGTCGCTGCTCGTGGCACTGGCCATCGGCCTCAGCGCCGGCATGGCCGCCGCGCTGCATCACAACCGCTGGCCCGACTACACCGTGATGTCGTTTGCCATGATCGGCATCTGCCTGCCCACCTTCGTGCTCGGCCCGCTCTTTTCGTGGCTTTTTGGCGTGGAGTGGCGACTACTGCCTGTCAGCGGCTGGTTTTACCCGGAGCACCGCATCCTGCCTGCGCTTACGCTGGGGCTCGTTTACGGGGCCATTGTGGCCCGCGTGACCCGGGGCGGCATGCTGGAGGTGCTCAACCAGGACTTCCTCAAGACGGCCCGCGCCAAGGGCCTGCCGCCCATGCAGATCCTCCTGCGCCACACGCTGCGCGGCGGCCTGCTGCCCACGGTGTCGTTCCTCGGGCCGGCGATGGCCGGGGTGGTCAGCGGCTCGTTTGTGATCGAGACGATCTTCCAGGTGCCGGGCCTCGGCCGACAGTTTGTGCAAGCTGCGCTGGGGCGCGACCAGATGCTCGTGCTGGGCACGGTCAGCGTCTACGTAGGCTTCGTCACGCTCTTCAATCTGCTGGTCGACTTGGCGGTCGGCTGGCTCGACCCCCGCGTCAAGGCCCGCCATGGTTGA
- a CDS encoding peptide ABC transporter substrate-binding protein: MRIASVCLWVLSLALLAGCGQREAPVDRAAKEGILLIDSGAEPATLDPQLASGQPEHKVIVALFEGLLVPHPEREGEVLPGVAEEWEHNDDASVWTFRLRENARWSDGSALTAHDFVRSYQRMLSPELAADFVTLLYRLKNAEDYHQGRLSNFGKVGVKALDEHTLQLTLVGPTPYFPTLLTHYAWYPVPIGTIEAHGGLFDRSGAWTRPGNIVGNGPFVLTRWEPNSRLQARPNRFYWNRENVALKGIDFFPIENDETSARMFDAGELHLTHSLPTSDYERRKMRGDPTLVEGQQLGTYYYALNTDRKPLDDARVRRALALALDRSVIVQHITRSGERPAHRFVPDGFNQYAYEGPARYKPAEARRLLAEAGFPNGAGFPELTLTYNTLEGHRRIAEAVANLWRENLGIGVRLENIEWRTYLERRAQGEFQIGRMGWVADYYDPLTFLEIMISESGNNDSNWSNAEYDRLVAQAMREPDMAARGRQMAAAEAILMEEMPVVPVYFYARRWLQDERVQGWHFNLLDQHPYQFVSLEGGN; the protein is encoded by the coding sequence ATGCGAATTGCTTCAGTGTGCCTTTGGGTGCTCTCGCTCGCCCTGCTGGCGGGCTGCGGCCAACGTGAAGCCCCCGTCGACCGGGCGGCGAAGGAAGGCATCCTGTTGATCGACAGCGGCGCAGAGCCCGCCACGCTCGACCCTCAACTCGCCTCCGGCCAGCCGGAGCACAAGGTCATCGTGGCGCTCTTTGAGGGGCTGCTCGTGCCCCACCCGGAGCGCGAGGGCGAGGTGTTGCCCGGAGTAGCGGAAGAGTGGGAGCACAACGACGATGCCAGCGTCTGGACCTTCCGCCTGCGCGAAAATGCCCGGTGGTCCGACGGCTCGGCGCTGACTGCCCACGACTTCGTGCGCTCTTACCAGCGCATGCTTTCGCCTGAGCTGGCGGCAGACTTCGTGACGCTGCTCTACCGGCTCAAAAATGCGGAAGACTACCATCAGGGCCGGCTGAGCAACTTCGGCAAAGTGGGCGTCAAGGCGCTCGACGAGCACACGCTGCAGCTCACCCTCGTCGGCCCCACCCCGTATTTCCCCACCCTGCTCACCCACTACGCATGGTATCCCGTGCCCATCGGCACCATCGAGGCCCACGGCGGCTTGTTTGATCGTAGCGGCGCGTGGACCCGCCCGGGCAACATCGTGGGCAACGGGCCCTTTGTCCTCACGCGCTGGGAGCCCAACAGCCGCCTGCAGGCCCGCCCCAACCGTTTTTACTGGAACCGTGAAAACGTGGCGCTCAAGGGGATCGACTTTTTCCCGATCGAGAACGACGAGACCAGCGCCCGGATGTTCGACGCGGGCGAGCTGCACCTCACGCACAGCCTGCCGACTTCCGACTATGAGCGGCGCAAGATGCGCGGCGATCCCACCCTGGTCGAGGGCCAGCAACTGGGCACCTATTACTACGCCCTCAATACCGACCGGAAGCCGCTCGACGACGCCCGCGTGCGGCGCGCGCTCGCCTTGGCGCTGGATCGTAGCGTGATCGTCCAGCACATCACCCGCAGCGGCGAGCGCCCGGCCCACCGTTTTGTGCCCGACGGCTTCAACCAGTACGCCTACGAAGGCCCGGCCCGCTACAAGCCGGCGGAGGCAAGGCGGCTCCTGGCCGAAGCCGGATTCCCCAATGGGGCAGGCTTCCCCGAGCTGACGCTGACCTACAACACGCTGGAGGGCCACCGCCGTATCGCCGAAGCCGTGGCCAACCTGTGGCGCGAAAACCTGGGCATCGGGGTGCGGCTGGAGAACATCGAGTGGCGGACCTACCTCGAACGGCGCGCACAAGGCGAATTTCAGATTGGACGAATGGGGTGGGTCGCTGACTATTATGACCCCCTGACGTTTCTGGAGATCATGATCAGCGAAAGCGGCAACAACGACAGCAACTGGAGCAACGCCGAATACGACCGGCTGGTGGCCCAGGCCATGCGCGAGCCCGACATGGCCGCGCGCGGGCGCCAGATGGCCGCCGCCGAAGCGATCCTGATGGAGGAGATGCCGGTGGTGCCCGTCTACTTCTACGCCCGCCGCTGGCTGCAGGATGAGCGCGTGCAGGGCTGGCACTTCAACCTGCTCGACCAGCACCCCTACCAGTTTGTTTCGCTCGAAGGCGGGAACTGA
- a CDS encoding PEP-CTERM sorting domain-containing protein, with the protein MINISITDAGAGQILLAYSGSNTFDAPFSDAFIRYQNTETLLIGSSVYVNDGPVGDIMISVDGGTAFAPYEIEMVGLLSGGNYLGARAGISGNSSIVVSGSTLLNVDYSNFIEGSTTVTSPVGPITLTVGTPVVPEPTTVAALMGAAALGFVAVQRRRKA; encoded by the coding sequence ATGATTAACATCAGCATCACCGATGCTGGCGCCGGGCAGATCCTGCTCGCCTACTCCGGTTCGAATACCTTCGACGCCCCTTTTTCCGACGCCTTCATCCGCTACCAAAACACGGAGACCCTCCTGATTGGCTCGAGTGTATATGTCAATGATGGGCCCGTGGGCGACATCATGATCAGCGTCGACGGCGGCACGGCGTTTGCGCCCTACGAAATTGAAATGGTCGGTCTCCTGAGCGGAGGCAACTACCTCGGCGCCCGCGCCGGGATCTCCGGCAACAGTTCGATTGTCGTCTCCGGCTCGACCCTCCTGAACGTCGACTACAGCAACTTCATTGAGGGCTCGACCACTGTCACCTCTCCGGTCGGGCCGATCACGCTGACCGTCGGCACGCCGGTCGTGCCCGAGCCGACGACCGTCGCCGCCCTGATGGGTGCCGCCGCGCTGGGCTTCGTGGCCGTCCAGCGTCGCCGCAAGGCATAA